The DNA region ATCCTCCGCCGGCTGAAGAAGGGCGGTTCTCCGGTGGAGAGTGTGTCCGGGAAACCGCTGGGCCGCGGCCTGGTTGCGCTGGATGTCCAGAGCCACGTGGCCACGTGGGACGGCGAGGACGTACCGCTGACGGCCATGGAGTTCTCGCTGCTGCAGGCCATGCTGCGCCATCCCACCAAGGCGTTCACCCGCGACGAGCTCATGGACCGGGTGTACGACCAGGGCGTGGCCGTGAGCGACCGCACCATAGACAGCCACGTGCGCGGCGTACGCGCCAAGTTCGCGGCTCTGGGCGGCGGTCACGTCATCGAGACCGTGCACGGCGTGGGCTACAAGCTGGGAACGTGCCGGTGAGGGAGCACGGGAAAAGGCGGCCCCGGCTGCGCACCATCCTGCTGGTGGTGAACCTGCTCGTGCTCATCCTGCCTCTGGGCTCCATCTACTTTCTGCGTATTTACGAGAACGAGCTGGTACGCCAGACCGAGTCCGAGCTGCTGGTGCAGGGCGCGTTCATCGCCGCCATGTACAGGCAGCGGCTGTACGAGATTGCCGGGAGTGACGAGGTCTGGCTGGGCATACCCGCGCCTGCCAAAGTGCAGGAGAAGATGGAGGAGGAAAAGGACGAGCCGTACCATCCCATTCCGGCGACCATCGATCTGTTCGAGGACTGGATCTACGAGCCCAGGGCCAAGGCCGAGACAGTGGATGCCGTGCCCGATCCGCTGGTTCTGGACGTCAGCGGCGCCATCCTGCCTGTGCTGAAAGACGTGCAGCGCACCACCCTGGCTGGCATCCGCGTGGTGGACTACCAGGGCCTGATCGTGGCGAGCACGGGGTATGAGCAGGGCAACTCCCTGGCGCGCATCCGGGAGATCGGCCACGCGCTGAGAGGGGAGGCGTACAGCATCATCCGCGAGCGCCGGGACGACACGCCGCGGCCGCCGCTCACCTCCATCAGCCGCGGCTCCAACATTCGGGTCTTCGTGTCCATGCCCATCTTTTTCCAGGAGCGCATCGTGGGCGCGGTCTATCTTTCGCGTACGCCACGCAGCATCCTCAAGGCGTTGTACGAGAAGCGCACCATGGTCCTGCTGCTGGGCCTGGGCTTGCTGACCGTGGCCGTTCTGCTCGGTCTGCTCACCTCGTACACCATCACCCGGCCGGTGGGCGCGCTCATCGGCAAGGCGCGGTCCCTGGCCAGGGGGGAGAAGGTCGAGCGCTTCCCGCGCGGGCGGTTCATGGCCCAGGAGGTGGAGCAGCTCGCTGACGCCTTCCAGTCCATGGCCGAGGACATCGAGTACCGCACGCAGTACATCCGCGACTTCGCCATGCACGTGTCCCACGAGTTCAAGACGCCGCTCACAGCGATCCAGGGCTCGGTGGAGCTGCTGCAGACCCATCTGGGCGACATGACCGAGGCCCAGCGCGAGCGATTCCTGGTCAACATGACCAAGGATACGGACCGCTTGCAGCGGCTGGTGTCGCGGCTTTTGGAGCTTGCCCGCGCCGATGTGTTCGAGCCTTCCAACGAGTCGGCGGACATCGCCGCTATGGGGCTGCGGATTCGCGAGAGCTTCAAGGACTCCGACATGGAAATAGAGGTGGCCGCTGAGGGCGGCGTTCGCGCGCGCATTGCGCCGGACGTGCTGGAGACCATCATCGTCGCGCTTGTGGACAACAGCCAGCAGCACGGCGCGGACTGCGTGCGCTACAAGGCGCGGCGCAAGGGGCCGGTGGTGGAGCTCATCATTGCGGACAACGGGGAGGGCGTCTCCCCGGCCAACGTGGACAAGGTCTTCACGCCGTTCTTCACCACCAACCGCAAGAACGGCGGCACCGGACTGGGCCTAAGCATTGTGCGGGCGCTGTTGACCGCGCACAAGGGTGCGATCGAGCTGAAGCCCGGAACGGTAGGCGGCGCGACCTTCGTCATCACCCTGCCGGCGGAAAACGCGCGGTAGCGGCCTCTTCCACGGCGTCTCCGGCTGGAATCGCCGGGCCGCGCCGCGGGTATCCTTCCCGGCAATCCCTTTCTACTTCCCGGTGTGGAACTCCCAGCGGTACGGCGGCAGCGCGTTGCCGGCTTCATCCGTAAAGTTGTGGAGATTCGCCGTGTTCAGCCAGATCACATAGCTTTTGCCCGGCTCCAGCAGTACGGGGAGAACGCAGGTGACGCCGCCGTCTTCGTAGTGGGGTTGCGCGGTTATCTGCGGGAATGTGGCCTGGTCCTCGTACGCCCACGACCAGCTCTGGTCGCGCATGGGCTTGCTGAAGGTCACGCGGAGCTCGGTTTTGCCGGGCGCCACATTCTGCGCGCCGTTGGCAGGGGAGGTGGAGGCAACCTGCGGCAGTTCGTTATCCGCAGCCAAGATCGGAAGGGCGATGAACACGGCCAGACAGGCTGCCAGGAACACGATCGTCATTGTTTTTGAAGCAGGCATGGCGGAACCTCCGATACGTGGGGTGGAAGCGGCCATGGCCGGCCGCGACAGGGGTGAATCCACACACAGTACAATGTCTGTACCACAACATACTCAAATCATAAAGCATGTGCAGGCGTTCCAGCTGCATTCGGCGCGGTGTCGCTCCGGAATGCGCCTCGCGATTCTATTCCAGAGCAAAATCGTCAAATTTTATGGAGCCATTAAGCGAAAATGGGGTCGGATGGCGTCCTTACGGCGTTTCCGCCGCTGCAACGGCACATTGCCGCTCCGTTTCCGGGCAGAATGCGGCGATTCTGGGTGCAACAGGTGGAATTCGGAGATAAATATGGTATGGATGAAGAATTGAGAAGTAATGTCCGTATCACCTATACTAAGGATGGATGCACCATGCAGATAGCGATGATCGGCCTCGGCAGAATGGGACGCAACATGGCCGCCCGGCTGCTGCGCAATGGCCACGACGTGGTGGCGTATAACCGCACATTCGAGAAGACCGAGGCTCTGGCAATAGAGGAGGGCGGATTCGCCGCCCGCAGTCTGGAGGAGGTGGTGGAGCATCTGAAACCGCCGCGCACCGTGTGGCTCATGCTACCGGCAGGCGGGGTAGTGGATCAGCATGTGGACCAGTTCCTCGGCCTGCTCCAGGAAGGCGACATCCTCGTCGACGGCGGCAACTCCAACTTCCACGACGACAAGCCCAGACACGACAAGGCCGCGGAAAAAGGCGTGCACTACCTGGACGCGGGCGTTTCCGGCGGGGTGTGGGGTCTGGAGGAAGGGTTCTGCATGATGCTCGGCGGCCCGCGCAAGGCGTTCGAGCACGTGGAGCCGGCCATCAAGACGATGGCTCCGGACAAGGGCTACTATTACTGCGGGGCCAAGCCGGGCTCCGGCCACTTCGTGAAGATGGTCCACAACGGCATCGAGTACGCGATCATGCAGGCCTATGCCGAAGGGTTCAACATCCTGGAAAAATCGGACTTCCGCGAGGAGCTGGACTACGCCGAGATCTGCGAGATGTGGAACCACGGCAGCGTCATCCGCTCCTGGCTGCTGGAGCTGACGGGCAGGGCGTTCAAAGAAGACCCGGGCCTCAAGGACATCGCGGCGTGGGTGGACGACTCCGGTGAGGGACGCTGGACCGTGCAGCAGGCCGTGGATACAGCCACGCCGGCGCCGGTCATTGCGCTGGCGCTCATGGAGCGCTTCCGCTCCCGCGACGAGTCCAGCTTTGCCGACCGCATCCTCGCGGCGCAGCGCAACCAGTTTGGCGGCCACGCCATGAAACATAAAGATTGAGGAGCGGACAGCATGGGTGATTCAAAAGATCCGAAGGAGCTGCTGGCCGCGGATCGTTCCGGGACCTTCGAGTGCAGTACGATGCCGAAGCTGGAGCCGTGCGCCATCGTCATCTTCGGCGCCACGGGCGACCTGACTTCGCGCAAGCTTTTTCCGGCGCTGTACAAGCTGTACGCCAGCGAGGACATGCCGGACGGCTTCGTGATCATGGGCGTTGGCCGTACCGAGTACGGTGACGACGCGTTCCGCGACAAGATGCGCGAGGCCCTGGAGGAGTTCGCGCCCAACTTCGACCATGGCCTCTGGCACAAGCTCGCCTCGCGTCTGTACTACCACACGCTGGAGTACGACGAGCTCGACGGCTACAAGTCGCTGGAAAAACGGTTGCAGGAGATCGACAAGAACGAAAAGGCAAATGGTGAGACGCAGGGCAATCGGCTCTTCTACCTGGCCGTGCCGCCTGAGCTCTACACCACCATCGCCAACCACCTGGGCGACGCCGGTCTGGCCGCTCCAGGCCAGGAGAGCGGCTGGCCGCGCATTGTCGTGGAAAAACCGTTCGGCCACGACCTGCCCAGCGCTCGGGAGCTGGACGCAGCCCTGCACCGCAGCTTCTCCGAGAGCCAGATCTTCCGCATCGACCACTATCTGGCCAAGGAGACCGTGCAGAACATCCTGATGTTGCGTTTCGCCAACGCGATCTTCGAGCCGCTTTGGAACCGCAACTACATCGACTACGTCTCCATCATTGCGGCGGAGAGCCTGGGCGTGGGCCACCGCGCCGGGTACTACGACACAGCCGGCGTGCTGCGCGACATGTTCCAGAACCACATGATGCAGCTCCTGGCGCTCTCGGCCATGAGCCCGCCGTCGAGCTTCCATGCCGACCGCGTACGCGACGAGAAGACCCGGGTGTACCGCAGCCTGCGGCCTTTTGACGTGGAGCGGGAGTTCAAGGACCTAGTGCTGGGCCAGTACATGTCCGGCACGGTGCACGGCGAGAAGGTGCCCGCATACCGCAAGGAGAAGAACGTTCCGGAAGATTCCAACACGCCCACGTTCGCCATGCTGCGCGCCTATCTGGACAACTGGCGCTGGCAGGGCGTGCCCTTCTACATCACCTCGGGCAAGCGCCTGGCGGATAAGGTCTCGCGTATCGTTGTGCAGTTCAAGGAGATCCCCCACTCCATGCTGCGCGGCGTGGTGGAGCAGAGCATCGAGCAGAACAAGCTGTTCCTGGGCATCTACCCGGACGAGGTCATCCACATGTACTTCATGGCCAAGCAGCCCGCGCCGCTGCTGTGCCTCTCGCCGGTGTACATGCACTACGGCTTCAAGGAGTCCGGCGTCGGGCCGGAGCTGGAGGCGTACGAGAAGGTCCTGCTCGATTGCATCATGGGCGACCAGATGCTCTTCTGGCGGCAGGACGGCGTGGAGCTCACCTGGGGCTTCCTCACTCCCATCCTGGAGATGTGCGATGATTGCGGCACCATGGAACGCCACCTGCACCGCTACAAGGCCGGAAGCTGGGGGCCAAACGAGGCGTGCGAGCTGCATCCAGGCTTCTTTGCAGACGTTACCACGTCAACATCATAGATTTTCGAGGAGTAGTCAGACATGGCAGACATCGCCACACAGAAAAAACTCGCAACGTTGATGCGTTATCATATCCTGTCCTCGACAACCAAGGCCGGCTCGGGCCATCCCACGTCCTCGCTTTCGGGCGTGGAGCTCATGGTCGCGCTGCTCTTCGGCCGCAGCGGAACCGGCGAGCCGTTCTTCCGCTACCGCCTGCAGGACCCGTCCTTCCCCAATAACGACCGGCTCATCTTCTCCAAGGGCCACGCCTCGCCGCTCTTTTACGCCACGTGGGCGGCGGCCGGCGGCCTGGACTGGAAGGAGATGCAGACCTACCGCCAGTTCGACAGCCCGCTGGAGGGCCATCCTACCCGGCGCTTCCGCTACACCGAGGCCGCCACTGGCTCCCTGGGGCAGGGGCTTTCCATCGGCGTGGGCATGGCCATAAACGGCAAGTACCTGGATGCGCTGCCGTATCGCACTTTTGTGCTGCTGGGCGACAGCGAGATGGCCGAGGGCTCCCAGTGGGAGGCCATCCAGCTTGCCGCGCACTACGGGCTGCACAACCTCGTGGGCATCATCGATGTGAACCGGCTGGGCCAGCGCGGGGAGACCATGTACGGCTGGGACATCGACGCCTATGTGGATCGCGTGGAGTCCTTTGGC from Oceanidesulfovibrio marinus includes:
- a CDS encoding response regulator transcription factor translates to MHTILVVDDDAHIRDVIRFALEQTGMRVAEAGDGAEALEQFRSAGPDLVILDILMPEMDGLEVCRQLRKHADTPIVFLTSRDDEIDRVIGLEIGGDDYVVKPFSPRELVARVNAILRRLKKGGSPVESVSGKPLGRGLVALDVQSHVATWDGEDVPLTAMEFSLLQAMLRHPTKAFTRDELMDRVYDQGVAVSDRTIDSHVRGVRAKFAALGGGHVIETVHGVGYKLGTCR
- a CDS encoding sensor histidine kinase codes for the protein MREHGKRRPRLRTILLVVNLLVLILPLGSIYFLRIYENELVRQTESELLVQGAFIAAMYRQRLYEIAGSDEVWLGIPAPAKVQEKMEEEKDEPYHPIPATIDLFEDWIYEPRAKAETVDAVPDPLVLDVSGAILPVLKDVQRTTLAGIRVVDYQGLIVASTGYEQGNSLARIREIGHALRGEAYSIIRERRDDTPRPPLTSISRGSNIRVFVSMPIFFQERIVGAVYLSRTPRSILKALYEKRTMVLLLGLGLLTVAVLLGLLTSYTITRPVGALIGKARSLARGEKVERFPRGRFMAQEVEQLADAFQSMAEDIEYRTQYIRDFAMHVSHEFKTPLTAIQGSVELLQTHLGDMTEAQRERFLVNMTKDTDRLQRLVSRLLELARADVFEPSNESADIAAMGLRIRESFKDSDMEIEVAAEGGVRARIAPDVLETIIVALVDNSQQHGADCVRYKARRKGPVVELIIADNGEGVSPANVDKVFTPFFTTNRKNGGTGLGLSIVRALLTAHKGAIELKPGTVGGATFVITLPAENAR
- a CDS encoding Ig-like domain-containing protein — translated: MPASKTMTIVFLAACLAVFIALPILAADNELPQVASTSPANGAQNVAPGKTELRVTFSKPMRDQSWSWAYEDQATFPQITAQPHYEDGGVTCVLPVLLEPGKSYVIWLNTANLHNFTDEAGNALPPYRWEFHTGK
- the gnd gene encoding phosphogluconate dehydrogenase (NAD(+)-dependent, decarboxylating), producing the protein MQIAMIGLGRMGRNMAARLLRNGHDVVAYNRTFEKTEALAIEEGGFAARSLEEVVEHLKPPRTVWLMLPAGGVVDQHVDQFLGLLQEGDILVDGGNSNFHDDKPRHDKAAEKGVHYLDAGVSGGVWGLEEGFCMMLGGPRKAFEHVEPAIKTMAPDKGYYYCGAKPGSGHFVKMVHNGIEYAIMQAYAEGFNILEKSDFREELDYAEICEMWNHGSVIRSWLLELTGRAFKEDPGLKDIAAWVDDSGEGRWTVQQAVDTATPAPVIALALMERFRSRDESSFADRILAAQRNQFGGHAMKHKD
- the zwf gene encoding glucose-6-phosphate dehydrogenase; this encodes MGDSKDPKELLAADRSGTFECSTMPKLEPCAIVIFGATGDLTSRKLFPALYKLYASEDMPDGFVIMGVGRTEYGDDAFRDKMREALEEFAPNFDHGLWHKLASRLYYHTLEYDELDGYKSLEKRLQEIDKNEKANGETQGNRLFYLAVPPELYTTIANHLGDAGLAAPGQESGWPRIVVEKPFGHDLPSARELDAALHRSFSESQIFRIDHYLAKETVQNILMLRFANAIFEPLWNRNYIDYVSIIAAESLGVGHRAGYYDTAGVLRDMFQNHMMQLLALSAMSPPSSFHADRVRDEKTRVYRSLRPFDVEREFKDLVLGQYMSGTVHGEKVPAYRKEKNVPEDSNTPTFAMLRAYLDNWRWQGVPFYITSGKRLADKVSRIVVQFKEIPHSMLRGVVEQSIEQNKLFLGIYPDEVIHMYFMAKQPAPLLCLSPVYMHYGFKESGVGPELEAYEKVLLDCIMGDQMLFWRQDGVELTWGFLTPILEMCDDCGTMERHLHRYKAGSWGPNEACELHPGFFADVTTSTS